Proteins encoded within one genomic window of Citrobacter amalonaticus Y19:
- the ndk gene encoding nucleoside-diphosphate kinase: MAIERTFSIIKPNAVAKNVIGNIFARFEAAGFKIVGTKMLHLSVEQARGFYAEHDGKPFFDGLVEFMTSGPIVVSVLESENAVQRHRDLLGATNPANALAGTLRADYADSFTENGTHGSDSVESAQREIAYFFGEGEVCARTR, from the coding sequence ATGGCTATTGAACGTACTTTTTCCATCATCAAGCCAAACGCGGTGGCAAAAAACGTTATTGGTAATATCTTTGCGCGCTTTGAAGCAGCAGGGTTCAAAATTGTCGGCACCAAAATGCTGCACCTGAGCGTTGAGCAGGCGCGCGGCTTCTACGCTGAGCATGACGGCAAGCCGTTCTTCGACGGTCTGGTTGAGTTCATGACCTCGGGTCCTATTGTGGTGTCCGTGCTGGAAAGCGAAAACGCGGTACAGCGTCACCGCGATCTGCTGGGCGCAACCAACCCGGCTAACGCCCTGGCGGGTACGCTGCGTGCTGACTACGCTGACAGCTTCACTGAAAACGGTACTCACGGTTCTGATTCCGTGGAATCCGCCCAGCGCGAAATCGCCTATTTCTTCGGTGAAGGCGAAGTGTGCGCCCGCACGCGCTAA
- the pbpC gene encoding peptidoglycan glycosyltransferase PbpC (penicillin-binding protein 1C): MGRLTGKRGGWLWLVAASVLLVCAVWAADKIWPLPLREVNPARVVVAHDGTPLWRFADADGIWRYPVTLEEVSPRYLEALINYEDRWFWQHPGVNPLSILRAAWQDLSSGRVISGGSTLTMQVARLLDPHPRTFGGKFRQLWRALQLEWHLSKRDILTLYLNRAPFGGTLQGIGAASWAYLGKPPAQLSYSEAALLAVLPQAPSRLRPDRWPDRAEAARNKVLERMAAQGIWSQHQVEESREEPVWLTPRQMPQLAPLFSRMMLGKNHGDKIVTTLDAGLQRQLEELAQNWKGRLPARSSLAMIVVDHTDMSVRGWVGSVDLNDDARFGHVDMVKAIRSPGSVLKPFVYGLALDDGLIHPASLLQDVPRRSGDYRPGNFDSGFHGPVSMSEALVRSLNLPAVQVLEAYGPKRFAAQLRNIGLPLFLPAGAAPNLSLILGGAGVRLEDIVAGYSAFARHGKAGILRLQPGDPLVERTLMSPGAAWIIRRILADEAQPLPDSTLPRIAPLAWKTGTSYGYRDAWAIGLNARYVIGIWTGRPDGTPVAGQFGYASAIPLLNQVNNLLLARSASLPEDPRPQSVTRGVVCWPGGQSLPAGDSNCRRRLATWLLEDAQPPTLLLPEQEGVSGIRFPVWLDKDGRRVAADCPQAREQMLIVWPLPLEPWLPASERRRARVPLASTECPPHGQDPALPLLLSGVRDGAIVKRLPGAAEASLTIQSSGGEGERWWFLNGEPLQERGRSVTLRLREKGDYQLLAMEASGQVATVRFTLQ, from the coding sequence ATGGGGCGATTAACCGGTAAACGCGGCGGCTGGCTTTGGCTGGTCGCCGCGTCTGTTTTACTCGTCTGCGCCGTCTGGGCAGCAGACAAAATCTGGCCGCTGCCTTTGCGTGAGGTCAATCCGGCGCGGGTGGTGGTGGCGCATGACGGGACGCCGCTGTGGCGGTTTGCAGACGCCGACGGCATCTGGCGCTATCCGGTGACGCTCGAAGAAGTCTCCCCGCGCTATCTTGAGGCACTCATCAACTATGAGGACCGCTGGTTCTGGCAACATCCGGGAGTAAACCCTCTCTCTATACTTCGCGCCGCCTGGCAGGATCTCTCCTCCGGGCGGGTGATTTCCGGCGGCAGCACGCTGACCATGCAGGTAGCGCGACTGCTGGATCCGCATCCCCGCACGTTCGGCGGTAAGTTTCGCCAGCTCTGGCGCGCCCTGCAGCTTGAATGGCACCTCTCAAAACGCGATATCCTGACGCTGTACCTCAACCGTGCGCCGTTTGGCGGCACGTTGCAGGGGATTGGCGCGGCCAGCTGGGCTTATCTCGGTAAACCTCCGGCGCAACTCAGCTACTCTGAAGCCGCTTTACTGGCGGTATTACCGCAGGCGCCGAGTCGTCTGCGTCCCGATCGCTGGCCGGATCGGGCAGAAGCCGCGCGCAATAAAGTACTCGAGCGGATGGCGGCACAGGGGATCTGGTCGCAGCACCAGGTTGAGGAGTCACGTGAAGAGCCTGTGTGGCTGACGCCCCGCCAGATGCCACAACTGGCACCGCTGTTCTCGCGGATGATGCTGGGCAAAAATCATGGCGACAAAATTGTCACCACCCTGGATGCCGGGCTGCAACGACAGCTGGAAGAACTGGCGCAAAACTGGAAGGGCAGGCTGCCCGCGCGCAGTTCGCTGGCGATGATCGTCGTCGATCACACTGACATGAGCGTGCGCGGCTGGGTTGGATCGGTCGATCTGAACGATGACGCGCGTTTCGGTCATGTGGATATGGTCAAGGCGATTCGATCGCCTGGCTCAGTGCTGAAGCCTTTTGTTTATGGACTGGCGCTGGATGACGGATTAATCCACCCGGCGTCTTTATTGCAGGATGTGCCGCGCCGTAGCGGGGATTATCGCCCTGGTAATTTTGACAGCGGTTTTCATGGCCCCGTCAGTATGAGCGAAGCGCTGGTGCGCTCGCTGAATTTGCCTGCGGTACAGGTGCTGGAAGCCTACGGTCCGAAGCGCTTTGCTGCACAATTACGTAATATCGGGCTGCCGCTGTTTCTGCCCGCAGGCGCGGCACCTAATCTGTCGCTTATTCTGGGGGGCGCGGGCGTGCGGCTTGAGGATATCGTCGCGGGATACAGCGCTTTTGCCCGCCACGGCAAAGCGGGAATACTGCGTCTGCAACCGGGCGATCCGCTTGTCGAACGCACGCTGATGTCGCCAGGCGCGGCGTGGATCATCCGACGGATTTTAGCCGACGAAGCGCAGCCGCTGCCGGACAGCACGCTTCCCCGGATAGCGCCGCTGGCATGGAAAACCGGCACCAGCTATGGCTATCGTGATGCGTGGGCGATTGGCCTCAATGCCCGCTATGTCATCGGTATCTGGACGGGCAGACCAGACGGCACGCCCGTTGCCGGACAGTTCGGTTATGCCAGCGCGATCCCGCTGCTCAATCAGGTGAACAACCTGCTTTTAGCCCGCAGTGCCTCGCTGCCGGAAGACCCGCGGCCGCAGTCGGTTACGCGCGGCGTCGTGTGCTGGCCTGGCGGACAGTCTCTTCCTGCTGGTGACAGCAATTGTCGACGCCGTCTGGCCACCTGGCTGCTGGAGGATGCGCAGCCGCCCACGCTACTGCTGCCGGAACAGGAGGGAGTAAGCGGCATTCGTTTTCCTGTCTGGCTGGATAAGGACGGTCGACGCGTTGCCGCCGATTGTCCGCAGGCGCGGGAGCAGATGCTGATTGTCTGGCCGTTGCCGCTGGAACCGTGGTTGCCCGCCTCAGAACGTCGCCGCGCGCGCGTGCCGTTGGCTTCAACGGAATGCCCGCCACACGGGCAGGATCCTGCGTTGCCGCTGTTGCTGTCGGGCGTGCGTGATGGCGCAATCGTCAAACGTTTACCAGGTGCCGCTGAGGCGAGTTTAACGATTCAGAGTAGCGGCGGAGAAGGCGAGCGCTGGTGGTTCCTCAATGGCGAACCGCTGCAAGAACGTGGGCGCAGTGTCACGTTACGCCTGCGCGAAAAAGGTGACTATCAGCTCCTGGCGATGGAGGCGAGCGGACAGGTTGCGACGGTGAGATTTACTCTGCAGTAG